Proteins co-encoded in one Zerene cesonia ecotype Mississippi chromosome 3, Zerene_cesonia_1.1, whole genome shotgun sequence genomic window:
- the LOC119836144 gene encoding chaoptin isoform X2: protein MGLMTFIKLGYTMLVVAIMLMIWASLSGALELHVDTGHPACLFQALCTCSKPAGDLGIVTCNHVPILRVPAAVNSSKVFTLQLTGNRIRELEPQFFQATGLYRLAINENPLESIHEEAFYGLDNTLWELELRQDRLATVPSRALRYLQKLRLLDLSGNEITDISGDNWRGLENTLQTLILADNSIASLPLDAFSGLPMLDTLDLQGNHLSVIDSGVFRDGMNRLNKLLLGNNQLTLIPYEELSPLRQLRYLDLSKNLIKQVPPAHELNGVTLSLDTLKLDYNIIKVLMPGSFKYFNVLNTTCLDGNPIYTIREDAFRNAKIRSLSLRDCSISELSPASFAGLENSLQNLDLSENNITMISKFMLNKLDSLRFLNLRENKIDSNLLATGNPSDFSVTSVNNFQYKLFYLDISGSSPIEMSLQDIRRMRSLRYLAVSKLIRRSISSEDFLEYGLELEDLKIFGSTITKIEASAFQHVRTIKTLDLSENRIDFIDPFAFAELHSLTTLKMANGLSDSVKILPFEPLKALIELQNLDLSNNKLKNVPDTSFHFLYKMRILNLQDNIIEHFSKGTLQGDIHKQLLGVYLSFNKMTKIVQHTFVDLRELQEILMEDNLIETIERRAFMSLDNVKIIKLQGNRLNDISEEAFQNLPALKELDISFNRLETFKFSIFDQVGSATALKVNASYNQIISLTDSNAPSFFSSNFYPPPKAQSLISLDEQGLGTVSVNIRVLDFSHNNISYIAPYYFRHADLTLSELHLSHNQIRNITREVFGSMLMLQYLDLSHNQIFHMEYDCFKKVKNLQMMDLCGRQLGLMIYGFLRILDLSHNHLIELPVEVFHDMQMLTSVDLSHNRIRNLADNLILSAALERLDLSNNDLSRMPTNALSPGAAANLVELDLSSNTVPAVAIPDLVQRFRSGEGGEFWPEDSDYSDEYMYHTARRDHTRVFHHKKQYPQNIFYKSLAWLDLSNNHLVRIENGAFGALPRLRWLDLSNNLPFNNGERGGNIFKGLERRLSYLGLKNVSLQTLPSLPLPKLRTLDLSYNNLPSIPTDITANLTRLRAFDLSFNDLTKVPVATHSLSDLRWLSLSGNPITALMNTSLYGLSPRLEYLDVTKLRLSILEYGVFSKMYGLRTLKISVNGMVRDFNIPKMTSQNAALENLYLSVESSQVDLGNEMAGDLPCKLNNITLTGRDLKFISQNLLSGVCSEELKLTIFNTSIEDISFEVFYKHGNIKNLSLDLRNNNLKRVPNPARKEWPGVPNNLFLEDILVAGNPLVCDCGIGWIQAWARKRRQYLCAAPAACAARDDVRLATCPSYQNRTLSDIISKELDCSWSRGYFTVSNVLTVFALVLTSFLI, encoded by the exons GGCTTAATGACTTTTATCAAATTGGGTTACACCATGCTGGTGGTAGCGATTATGTTAATGATATGGGCATCGCTCTCGGGAGCTTTGGAA CTACACGTCGACACGGGTCATCCAGCATGCTTGTTCCAAGCACTTTGCACATGCTCCAAGCCAGCCGGTGACCTGGGCATCGTGACGTGCAACCACGTGCCGATCCTTCGGGTGCCCGCCGCAGTCAATAGCTCGAAGGTGTTCACGCTTCAGCTCACGGGGAATAGGATTAGGGAGCTGGAACCACAGTTCTTTCAAGCTACAG GGCTATACAGACTTGCGATTAATGAGAATCCATTAGAGAGTATACACGAGGAGGCTTTCTATGGACTCGACAACACGCTATGGGAGTTGGAGCTGAGGCAAGACAGACTGGCGACGGTGCCGAGTCGCGCGCTGAGGTATCTGCAGAAACTTCGCTTGCTGGACTTGTCAG GCAATGAAATAACGGATATCTCTGGGGACAACTGGCGTGGTTTAGAGAACACCTTACAGACGTTGATCTTGGCTGATAACTCTATAGCCAGCCTTCCCTTGGACGCGTTTTCTGGTCTGCCGATGCTGGATACCCTGGATTTGCAAGGAAACCATCTCTCCGTGATCGATAGTGGCGTTTTTAGAGATGGCATGAACAGACTGAATAAG CTCCTTCTCGGTAACAACCAACTAACCCTGATCCCGTACGAGGAACTGTCTCCGCTCCGACAACTCCGCTATTTGGACCTCTCCAAGAATCTGATCAAGCAAGTGCCGCCCGCTCACGAGCTCAATGGCGTTACATTGTCATTGGATACTTTGAA ATTGgactataacataataaaggTCCTCATGCCGGGCTCCTTCAAATACTTCAACGTGTTGAATACGACGTGTCTCGATGGGAATCCCATTTATACAATCAGG GAAGACGCATTCCGCAACGCCAAGATCCGCTCCCTCTCGCTCCGAGACTGCAGCATCTCGGAGCTCTCGCCAGCATCCTTCGCGGGGCTGGAGAACAGCTTGCAGAACCTGGACTTGTCTGAAAACAACATCACCATGATCTCCAAGTTCATGCTGAATAAGCTCGACTCGCTACGGTTCCTCAACTTGAGAGAGAATAAG ATCGACTCTAATCTCCTAGCGACCGGCAACCCGTCGGACTTCTCAGTGACCTCAGTTAATAATTTCCAATATAAGCTCTTTTATTTGGACATCAGCGGGTCTTCGCCCATCGAGATGAGCTTGCAGGACATACGAAG AATGCGATCACTCCGATACCTAGCTGTGAGCAAACTGATACGTCGCAGCATCAGCTCAGAGGATTTTCTAGAATATGGCCTAGAATTGGAAGACCTAAAGATCTTCGGGAGCACAATCACTAAGATCGAAGCTAGCGCTTTCCAACACGTTAGAACGATCAAGACGTTGGATCTATCGGAGAATAGGATTGATTTTATCGACCCGTTTGCTTTTGCTGAG CTGCACAGTCTGACAACACTCAAAATGGCGAACGGTCTGTCCGACTCAGTGAAGATATTACCATTTGAACCCTTGAAAGCACTAATCGAGCTGCAGAATCTAGACCTCAGCAACAATAAGCTGAAGAATGTTCCGGATACGTCCTTCCACTTTCTATACAAGATGAGGATTTTGAATCTACAAGACAATATCATAGAACATTTTTCTAAAGGAACATTACAG GGAGACATCCACAAACAGCTATTGGGCGTTTATCTGTCCTTCaacaaaatgacaaaaatCGTCCAACACACATTCGTAGATCTTCGGGAATTGCAAGAAATCTTAATGGAGGACAACCTAATAGAAACAATCGAGAGACGAGCCTTCATGAGTTTGGATAATGTGAAAATTATCAAGCTACAAGGGAACAGACTAAACGATATTAGCGAAGAAGCGTTCCAGAATTTGCCAGCTTTGAAAGA GTTGGACATATCATTCAATCGTCTAGAGACGTTTAAATTCTCGATATTCGACCAAGTGGGATCAGCGACTGCACTCAAAGTGAACGCTTCATACAACCAAATTATCTCACTCACCGACTCTAACGCACCAAGTTTCTTTTCATCTAACTTCTACCCACCACCTAAAGCGCAAA GCTTAATATCGTTGGACGAGCAAG GTCTCGGGACGGTATCTGTGAATATTCGTGTCTTGGATTTCTCACATAACAACATCTCTTACATCGCTCCCTATTACTTTAG gcACGCAGATTTGACATTGTCGGAACTTCATTTATCACACAACCAAATAAGGAACATTACGAGAGAAGTGTTTGGCTCTATGCTGATGTTGCAATACCTTGATCTATCACATAATCAAATATTCCATATGGAGTATGACTGCTTTAAGAAAGTCAAAAACCTACAG atGATGGACTTGTGTGGACGTCAACTTGGTTTAATGATTTATGGTTTTTTGCGA atttTGGACTTGTCACATAATCACTTAATTGAACTACCGGTAGAAGTGTTCCATGATATGCAGATGTTGACTTCAGTCGATTTGTCTCACAACCGTATTCGAAATTTGGCTGATAACCTTATTTTATCAGCAGCTTTGGAAAG gCTAGATCTATCGAACAATGACTTATCAAGAATGCCTACAAACGCCCTATCACCAGGAGCAGCAGCTAATCTAGTAGAACTAGATCTAAGTTCCAACACTGTACCAGCGGTGGCAATCCCAGATTTAGTTCAAAGATTTAGG AGCGGCGAGGGGGGCGAGTTCTGGCCCGAGGACAGCGACTACAGCGATGAGTACATGTACCACACCGCTAGGCGCGACCACACCAGGGTCTTCCACCATAAAAAGCAATATCCGCAGAACATTTTCTACAAG TCTCTAGCTTGGTTAGATCTATCAAACAATCACTTGGTCAGAATTGAAAACGGTGCATTCGGGGCCTTGCCAAGATTGCGTTGGTTAGATTTGAGCAATAACTTGCCTTTTAACAATGGTGAACGTGGTGGAAACATTTTCAAAGGTCTTGAGAGGAGACTGTCTTACCTTGGATTGAAGAACGTCAGTCTGCAAACT ctACCCTCACTACCCTTGCCGAAGTTAAGAACTCTGGATCTATCATACAACAACCTTCCATCAATCCCAACCGACATCACAGCTAACCTCACTCGTTTGAGAGCATTCGACTTATCCTTCAACGATTTGACTAAAGTGCCCGTG GCTACTCATTCCCTAAGCGACCTCCGCTGGTTGTCTCTCTCCGGCAATCCAATAACAGCGCTGATGAACACCAGCTTGTACGGGCTGTCGCCGCGGCTTGAGTATCTTGATGTTACTAAGCTGCGCTTGAGTATCTTAGAG TACGGCGTGTTCAGCAAAATGTACGGATTACGAACACTGAAAATATCCGTGAACGGTATGGTCCGGGACTTCAACATACCGAAAATGACGTCACAGAACGCCGCGCTCGAGAACTTGTACCTGTCGGTGGAGAGCTCGCAGGTGGACCTCGGGAACGAGATGGCGGGCGACTTGCCGTGTAAACTGAATAACATCACGTTGACTGGAAGGGACTTGAAGTTTATCTCGCAAAATCTGCTTAGC GGCGTTTGCTCAGAGGAGTTGAAACTGACGATATTCAACACAAGCATCGAGGACATATCCTTCGAAGTGTTCTACAAACACGGGAACATCAAGAACTTATCGCTGGACTTGAGGAACAACAACCTGAAGCGAGTTCCCAACCCAGCGCGGAAGGAGTGGCCCGGAGTACCCAATAATTTGTTCCTTGAAGACATCCTGGTTGCAGGAAATCCTTTAGTCTGCGACTGTGGAATTGG GTGGATCCAGGCGTGGGCGCGCAAGCGGCGGCAGTACCTGTGCGCGGCGCCGGCCGCCTGCGCCGCGCGCGACGACGTGCGCCTCGCCACCTGCCCCTCCTACCAGAACAGGACGCTCAGCGAT ATAATATCCAAAGAGCTGGACTGCAGCTGGAGCCGCGGCTACTTCACCGTGTCCAACGTGCTCACGGTGTTCGCGCTGGTGCTCACCAGCTTCCTCATTTGA
- the LOC119836144 gene encoding chaoptin isoform X3, whose protein sequence is MGLMTFIKLGYTMLVVAIMLMIWASLSGALELHVDTGHPACLFQALCTCSKPAGDLGIVTCNHVPILRVPAAVNSSKVFTLQLTGNRIRELEPQFFQATGLYRLAINENPLESIHEEAFYGLDNTLWELELRQDRLATVPSRALRYLQKLRLLDLSGNEITDISGDNWRGLENTLQTLILADNSIASLPLDAFSGLPMLDTLDLQGNHLSVIDSGVFRDGMNRLNKLLLGNNQLTLIPYEELSPLRQLRYLDLSKNLIKQVPPAHELNGVTLSLDTLKLDYNIIKVLMPGSFKYFNVLNTTCLDGNPIYTIREDAFRNAKIRSLSLRDCSISELSPASFAGLENSLQNLDLSENNITMISKFMLNKLDSLRFLNLRENKIDSNLLATGNPSDFSVTSVNNFQYKLFYLDISGSSPIEMSLQDIRRMRSLRYLAVSKLIRRSISSEDFLEYGLELEDLKIFGSTITKIEASAFQHVRTIKTLDLSENRIDFIDPFAFAELHSLTTLKMANGLSDSVKILPFEPLKALIELQNLDLSNNKLKNVPDTSFHFLYKMRILNLQDNIIEHFSKGTLQGDIHKQLLGVYLSFNKMTKIVQHTFVDLRELQEILMEDNLIETIERRAFMSLDNVKIIKLQGNRLNDISEEAFQNLPALKELDISFNRLETFKFSIFDQVGSATALKVNASYNQIISLTDSNAPSFFSSNFYPPPKAQSLISLDEQENSDKRAVTASPYRLFCLGTVSVNIRVLDFSHNNISYIAPYYFRHADLTLSELHLSHNQIRNITREVFGSMLMLQYLDLSHNQIFHMEYDCFKKVKNLQILDLSHNHLIELPVEVFHDMQMLTSVDLSHNRIRNLADNLILSAALERLDLSNNDLSRMPTNALSPGAAANLVELDLSSNTVPAVAIPDLVQRFRSGEGGEFWPEDSDYSDEYMYHTARRDHTRVFHHKKQYPQNIFYKSLAWLDLSNNHLVRIENGAFGALPRLRWLDLSNNLPFNNGERGGNIFKGLERRLSYLGLKNVSLQTLPSLPLPKLRTLDLSYNNLPSIPTDITANLTRLRAFDLSFNDLTKVPVATHSLSDLRWLSLSGNPITALMNTSLYGLSPRLEYLDVTKLRLSILEYGVFSKMYGLRTLKISVNGMVRDFNIPKMTSQNAALENLYLSVESSQVDLGNEMAGDLPCKLNNITLTGRDLKFISQNLLSGVCSEELKLTIFNTSIEDISFEVFYKHGNIKNLSLDLRNNNLKRVPNPARKEWPGVPNNLFLEDILVAGNPLVCDCGIGWIQAWARKRRQYLCAAPAACAARDDVRLATCPSYQNRTLSDIISKELDCSWSRGYFTVSNVLTVFALVLTSFLI, encoded by the exons GGCTTAATGACTTTTATCAAATTGGGTTACACCATGCTGGTGGTAGCGATTATGTTAATGATATGGGCATCGCTCTCGGGAGCTTTGGAA CTACACGTCGACACGGGTCATCCAGCATGCTTGTTCCAAGCACTTTGCACATGCTCCAAGCCAGCCGGTGACCTGGGCATCGTGACGTGCAACCACGTGCCGATCCTTCGGGTGCCCGCCGCAGTCAATAGCTCGAAGGTGTTCACGCTTCAGCTCACGGGGAATAGGATTAGGGAGCTGGAACCACAGTTCTTTCAAGCTACAG GGCTATACAGACTTGCGATTAATGAGAATCCATTAGAGAGTATACACGAGGAGGCTTTCTATGGACTCGACAACACGCTATGGGAGTTGGAGCTGAGGCAAGACAGACTGGCGACGGTGCCGAGTCGCGCGCTGAGGTATCTGCAGAAACTTCGCTTGCTGGACTTGTCAG GCAATGAAATAACGGATATCTCTGGGGACAACTGGCGTGGTTTAGAGAACACCTTACAGACGTTGATCTTGGCTGATAACTCTATAGCCAGCCTTCCCTTGGACGCGTTTTCTGGTCTGCCGATGCTGGATACCCTGGATTTGCAAGGAAACCATCTCTCCGTGATCGATAGTGGCGTTTTTAGAGATGGCATGAACAGACTGAATAAG CTCCTTCTCGGTAACAACCAACTAACCCTGATCCCGTACGAGGAACTGTCTCCGCTCCGACAACTCCGCTATTTGGACCTCTCCAAGAATCTGATCAAGCAAGTGCCGCCCGCTCACGAGCTCAATGGCGTTACATTGTCATTGGATACTTTGAA ATTGgactataacataataaaggTCCTCATGCCGGGCTCCTTCAAATACTTCAACGTGTTGAATACGACGTGTCTCGATGGGAATCCCATTTATACAATCAGG GAAGACGCATTCCGCAACGCCAAGATCCGCTCCCTCTCGCTCCGAGACTGCAGCATCTCGGAGCTCTCGCCAGCATCCTTCGCGGGGCTGGAGAACAGCTTGCAGAACCTGGACTTGTCTGAAAACAACATCACCATGATCTCCAAGTTCATGCTGAATAAGCTCGACTCGCTACGGTTCCTCAACTTGAGAGAGAATAAG ATCGACTCTAATCTCCTAGCGACCGGCAACCCGTCGGACTTCTCAGTGACCTCAGTTAATAATTTCCAATATAAGCTCTTTTATTTGGACATCAGCGGGTCTTCGCCCATCGAGATGAGCTTGCAGGACATACGAAG AATGCGATCACTCCGATACCTAGCTGTGAGCAAACTGATACGTCGCAGCATCAGCTCAGAGGATTTTCTAGAATATGGCCTAGAATTGGAAGACCTAAAGATCTTCGGGAGCACAATCACTAAGATCGAAGCTAGCGCTTTCCAACACGTTAGAACGATCAAGACGTTGGATCTATCGGAGAATAGGATTGATTTTATCGACCCGTTTGCTTTTGCTGAG CTGCACAGTCTGACAACACTCAAAATGGCGAACGGTCTGTCCGACTCAGTGAAGATATTACCATTTGAACCCTTGAAAGCACTAATCGAGCTGCAGAATCTAGACCTCAGCAACAATAAGCTGAAGAATGTTCCGGATACGTCCTTCCACTTTCTATACAAGATGAGGATTTTGAATCTACAAGACAATATCATAGAACATTTTTCTAAAGGAACATTACAG GGAGACATCCACAAACAGCTATTGGGCGTTTATCTGTCCTTCaacaaaatgacaaaaatCGTCCAACACACATTCGTAGATCTTCGGGAATTGCAAGAAATCTTAATGGAGGACAACCTAATAGAAACAATCGAGAGACGAGCCTTCATGAGTTTGGATAATGTGAAAATTATCAAGCTACAAGGGAACAGACTAAACGATATTAGCGAAGAAGCGTTCCAGAATTTGCCAGCTTTGAAAGA GTTGGACATATCATTCAATCGTCTAGAGACGTTTAAATTCTCGATATTCGACCAAGTGGGATCAGCGACTGCACTCAAAGTGAACGCTTCATACAACCAAATTATCTCACTCACCGACTCTAACGCACCAAGTTTCTTTTCATCTAACTTCTACCCACCACCTAAAGCGCAAA GCTTAATATCGTTGGACGAGCAAG AAAATTCAGATAAGAGGGCTGTTACGGCGTCGCCGTATCGTTTGTTTT GTCTCGGGACGGTATCTGTGAATATTCGTGTCTTGGATTTCTCACATAACAACATCTCTTACATCGCTCCCTATTACTTTAG gcACGCAGATTTGACATTGTCGGAACTTCATTTATCACACAACCAAATAAGGAACATTACGAGAGAAGTGTTTGGCTCTATGCTGATGTTGCAATACCTTGATCTATCACATAATCAAATATTCCATATGGAGTATGACTGCTTTAAGAAAGTCAAAAACCTACAG atttTGGACTTGTCACATAATCACTTAATTGAACTACCGGTAGAAGTGTTCCATGATATGCAGATGTTGACTTCAGTCGATTTGTCTCACAACCGTATTCGAAATTTGGCTGATAACCTTATTTTATCAGCAGCTTTGGAAAG gCTAGATCTATCGAACAATGACTTATCAAGAATGCCTACAAACGCCCTATCACCAGGAGCAGCAGCTAATCTAGTAGAACTAGATCTAAGTTCCAACACTGTACCAGCGGTGGCAATCCCAGATTTAGTTCAAAGATTTAGG AGCGGCGAGGGGGGCGAGTTCTGGCCCGAGGACAGCGACTACAGCGATGAGTACATGTACCACACCGCTAGGCGCGACCACACCAGGGTCTTCCACCATAAAAAGCAATATCCGCAGAACATTTTCTACAAG TCTCTAGCTTGGTTAGATCTATCAAACAATCACTTGGTCAGAATTGAAAACGGTGCATTCGGGGCCTTGCCAAGATTGCGTTGGTTAGATTTGAGCAATAACTTGCCTTTTAACAATGGTGAACGTGGTGGAAACATTTTCAAAGGTCTTGAGAGGAGACTGTCTTACCTTGGATTGAAGAACGTCAGTCTGCAAACT ctACCCTCACTACCCTTGCCGAAGTTAAGAACTCTGGATCTATCATACAACAACCTTCCATCAATCCCAACCGACATCACAGCTAACCTCACTCGTTTGAGAGCATTCGACTTATCCTTCAACGATTTGACTAAAGTGCCCGTG GCTACTCATTCCCTAAGCGACCTCCGCTGGTTGTCTCTCTCCGGCAATCCAATAACAGCGCTGATGAACACCAGCTTGTACGGGCTGTCGCCGCGGCTTGAGTATCTTGATGTTACTAAGCTGCGCTTGAGTATCTTAGAG TACGGCGTGTTCAGCAAAATGTACGGATTACGAACACTGAAAATATCCGTGAACGGTATGGTCCGGGACTTCAACATACCGAAAATGACGTCACAGAACGCCGCGCTCGAGAACTTGTACCTGTCGGTGGAGAGCTCGCAGGTGGACCTCGGGAACGAGATGGCGGGCGACTTGCCGTGTAAACTGAATAACATCACGTTGACTGGAAGGGACTTGAAGTTTATCTCGCAAAATCTGCTTAGC GGCGTTTGCTCAGAGGAGTTGAAACTGACGATATTCAACACAAGCATCGAGGACATATCCTTCGAAGTGTTCTACAAACACGGGAACATCAAGAACTTATCGCTGGACTTGAGGAACAACAACCTGAAGCGAGTTCCCAACCCAGCGCGGAAGGAGTGGCCCGGAGTACCCAATAATTTGTTCCTTGAAGACATCCTGGTTGCAGGAAATCCTTTAGTCTGCGACTGTGGAATTGG GTGGATCCAGGCGTGGGCGCGCAAGCGGCGGCAGTACCTGTGCGCGGCGCCGGCCGCCTGCGCCGCGCGCGACGACGTGCGCCTCGCCACCTGCCCCTCCTACCAGAACAGGACGCTCAGCGAT ATAATATCCAAAGAGCTGGACTGCAGCTGGAGCCGCGGCTACTTCACCGTGTCCAACGTGCTCACGGTGTTCGCGCTGGTGCTCACCAGCTTCCTCATTTGA